The stretch of DNA AAAAGATACCCGGCGAGCGTTGTAACTGACTGACGATAACCCTTTCCGTACCATTGATTATGAAGGTCCCGCGGGCGGTCATAAGGGGAATGGTGCCGAAATAAATCTCCTGCTCCTTTATATCCCTTATGCTCTGCGTACCGATATCCTTATCTACATCATAAGAAACAAGCCTTACCGTTATCTTTAAAGGCGCTTCATAGGTCATATCCCTTTGCAGGCATTCTTCAACACTATACTTGGGTTCTCCAAATGCATAATGAACAAATTCCAGTGAAGAAGTGCCGCTAAAATCCTTTATAGGAAATACACTCTTGAAAACTCCCTGCAGTCCTACGTCTTCTCTTTTTTCGGGAGGCACATCCTTTTGCAGAAAACGCTCATACGACCTGCGTTGCATCTCCATAAGATCAGGTATATCAATAACCCTGCCTATGCGACCAAAATCCTTCCTTATTCTCTGCATAGTCGAAAAAGATTGTCCCATCTTCCCTCTCTCTTCCTGGTTCATTCGAAATTAGCCTTACAGGTTACCTTCTGCAAGGAACCGAATAAACAGGCTTAGTATATTGATCCCTAAAAACAAGCCGCTAACCAATAGATTAAGCAAGGATGCCCCTTGAGCTCAAGGGGCATCCTACTCTACCTAATAAATGACTTTATCCGAAAATTTTTCTATTAAATTGCATTTACTTGATATCTGCAGTACCTCCGGCCTCTTCTAACTGCTTTTTAATTTTTTCAGCCTCTTCCTTAGGTACGCTCTCTTTAACGGGCTTAGGCGCACCTTCTACCAAGTCCTTCGCCTCTTTAAGTCCAAGGCCGGTAATAGCACGTACTTCCTTGATTACCTGGATTTTCTTGTCTCCGGCACCAGTCAGGATAACGTCGAACTCCGTCTTTTCTTCTGCCGGCGCAGCCGCTGCTCCACCGGCTGCGGGTGCGGCTACAGCCACAGGAGCGGCTGCGGTAACCCCGAACTTATCTTCCAACTCTTTAACCAATTCGGAAAGCTCGAGTACCGTCATGTTAGATATAAACGTAATAACATCTTCTTTATTAATATTAGCCATTTCCCTTACATCCTCCCTAAACAATTATATAATATATTAATAAATACCCGGCCCATCCTTATGAAGATGAGGCCGTTTTTTGATCCTGGATAGCCTTTAGTGTGTATAAAAACTTCCGGATAATACCACTGAAAACCTGCACCAACCCGGTAGGAGGCGATACCAATACTGATAATAACTTACCCAGGAGCACCTCACGGCCCGGCAGGGTTGCTAACGATTTGACATCATCCTCGCTGATGAATTTGCCCTGCAATACCCCGCCTCTGATCTCCAGGTTTGGGTTGTTCTTGGCAAACTCAGTCAGAACCTTAGCCATGGTGACCGGATCATCATACCCGATGGCCAAGGCACATGGCCCGGTCAGATAGTCGCGCAAGGCCGCCGCATCTGTCCCTTCTGCGGCCAGCTTGGTAAGGTTATTCTTTACGACCTTATATTCAGCCCGGGAATTGCGCAATTGTAACCTGAGCGCGTTCAGCGCCTCTACCTTAAGACCGCGATAGTCTACAAGCACCGTCGCCCGAGACTGTTCCAGCTTGGCATGCAGGTCCTTTACTGCTTCTTCTTTTTCAGCGCGCTTCAATATTCACCCTCCTTTCCTTATGACAGTTAATTCTGTCAAAGCCAGAGGCACGAAACAAGTTGTCTCGGTAGGTTGAATCGCTCAATTAAACACGTACCGTAACCGTGTGCCTACTGTCTTTGACCACTTACTTTTATATTGCAATTTTTGACGGCTTCCGCAGGGATAACAGAAAGTAGCCTTTTCAGACCTTTTACAACCTCATCAATTTTTAATCATCAGCGCATTCCAGGGCCTACTTGACCAAGGCCTTAATCTGGAGCGGGTCGATATTGACCCCCGGGCCCATAGTTGTAGAAATGCCTATGCTCTGCACATAAGTCCCTTTACTGCTGGCAGGCTTTAACCGTAATATAACCTCAAAAAAAGCGGCGACGTTCTGCAATATCTTCTCTACCCCGAAAGAAACCTTGCCTACCGGAGCATGCACTATACCTGCCTTTTCTACTCTAAATTCTACCTTGCCGGCCTTTATTTCACGAATTGCCCTGGCCACATCAAATGTAACCGTACCCACCTTGGCATTTGGCATCAGACCTCTGGGACCTAAAATCTTACCAATCTTGCCTACTACCCCCATCATATCCGGCGTAGCCACTGCCTTATCAAACTCCAGCCATCCTTGTTTGATTTTCTCGATGAGGTCATCGTCTCCGATATAATCTGCGCCGGCTTCTTTGGCCTCCAGCGCCTTGTCTCCCTTGGCAAAAACCAGCACGCGCGCAGTCTTGCCTGTCCCATGAGGCAAAACCACGGCTCCTCTGACCATTTGTTCCGCATGTCTGGGATCAACTCCGAGGCGAATGGCAATATCCACAGACTCGTCGAACTTGGCGCAACTGTTCTTTACAGCTAATTCAACAGCCTCTTCAAAGGCGTACCTCTTACTCACGTCCAACTCTTCTTTTATCTTTCTGAGCTTTTTCCCGGCCATTCTCTTTCTCCAAATTAATTTAATATAATTAACCAATTAGGTTCCATCCGGAATCCTTGGGTTTTCAGATGAACATTAACTATACAATTTCAATACCCATACTCCTAGCTGTACCCTCGATGGTCTTTACGGCGCCCGCCAGATCAACCGCATTGAGATCCGGCATCTTAAGTTTGGCAATCTCCTCAATCTGACTACGGGATACCTTGCCTACCTTTTCTTTATTCGGTTGGCTTGAACCCTTGGCTATCTGCGCCGCTTTCTTTAGAAGAACCGCTGCAGGCGGAGTCTTGGTGATAAAACTAAAGGACCGGTCAGCATAGACCGTTATAACTACAGGGATAATCATCCCTTCCTGTCCCTGGGTTTTTGCATTAAACGCCTTGCAAAATTCCATGATATTAACACCATGCTGTCCTAAGGCCGGGCCGATAGGGGGCGAAGGGTTAGCCTGCCCGGCCGGCACCTGAAGCTTTATATTTGCAATAACTTTTTTGGCCATCTGCCTTACTCCTTAATTCTCAAATTTTAGAGACCTGGACAAAGTCCAGCTCAACCGGGGTCGCCCGTCCAAATATACTGACCAGGACTCGAATCTTACCTTTTTCCGGTTTAACCTCATCCACTACACCATTAAAGTTGGTAAAAGGACCATCAATGACCCGAACCTCATCACCTTTTTCAAAAAGGTACTTGGGCTTCGGTTTTAAAGCCCCCTCCTTCATCTGGTTAACAATTTTTCCTGCCTCTTCATCTGAAAGCGGTATTGGTCTCTCTGTTCCACCGACAAACCCTGTAATCTTTGGAGTATTTTTAACGGTATGCCACGTCTCATCGGTCAGTTCCATACACACCAGTATGTATCCCGGGAAAAA from Desulfovibrionales bacterium encodes:
- the rplK gene encoding 50S ribosomal protein L11, with the protein product MAKKVIANIKLQVPAGQANPSPPIGPALGQHGVNIMEFCKAFNAKTQGQEGMIIPVVITVYADRSFSFITKTPPAAVLLKKAAQIAKGSSQPNKEKVGKVSRSQIEEIAKLKMPDLNAVDLAGAVKTIEGTARSMGIEIV
- the rplL gene encoding 50S ribosomal protein L7/L12, yielding MANINKEDVITFISNMTVLELSELVKELEDKFGVTAAAPVAVAAPAAGGAAAAPAEEKTEFDVILTGAGDKKIQVIKEVRAITGLGLKEAKDLVEGAPKPVKESVPKEEAEKIKKQLEEAGGTADIK
- the nusG gene encoding transcription termination/antitermination protein NusG; translation: MVHKWYIVHTYSGYEQKAKAALEERIKSLHQEDLFSEVLLPTEKVVEMVKGERKTSLRKFFPGYILVCMELTDETWHTVKNTPKITGFVGGTERPIPLSDEEAGKIVNQMKEGALKPKPKYLFEKGDEVRVIDGPFTNFNGVVDEVKPEKGKIRVLVSIFGRATPVELDFVQVSKI
- the rplJ gene encoding 50S ribosomal protein L10, which produces MKRAEKEEAVKDLHAKLEQSRATVLVDYRGLKVEALNALRLQLRNSRAEYKVVKNNLTKLAAEGTDAAALRDYLTGPCALAIGYDDPVTMAKVLTEFAKNNPNLEIRGGVLQGKFISEDDVKSLATLPGREVLLGKLLSVLVSPPTGLVQVFSGIIRKFLYTLKAIQDQKTASSS
- the rplA gene encoding 50S ribosomal protein L1; the protein is MAGKKLRKIKEELDVSKRYAFEEAVELAVKNSCAKFDESVDIAIRLGVDPRHAEQMVRGAVVLPHGTGKTARVLVFAKGDKALEAKEAGADYIGDDDLIEKIKQGWLEFDKAVATPDMMGVVGKIGKILGPRGLMPNAKVGTVTFDVARAIREIKAGKVEFRVEKAGIVHAPVGKVSFGVEKILQNVAAFFEVILRLKPASSKGTYVQSIGISTTMGPGVNIDPLQIKALVK